In Plasmodium falciparum 3D7 genome assembly, chromosome: 13, the following are encoded in one genomic region:
- a CDS encoding ribonuclease P protein subunit RPR2, putative: protein MSNINGETWNNTDKLKRKLSEIYDTEKDKNDELKNTSKVLKNSSVEEYNIGKGNNDTCNNFYEEHMNNNEVKNYVVQNNEVIEKSENKEPCINESNQKKKKKKNNKKKYNNMEMGKPLKQMVRINYLLQASFLMNNMNPNISREYIKTMRRLSNKFLIKYDSKFKKLFCKKCNSVLIPSETCDVSVNPLNLQKKHKQINNKYDTKELTKESTNTNNIKPRDEYLVSYKCKHCQHYTKLVYECHLNKCQNKEN from the coding sequence atgagTAACATAAACGGCGAAACATGGAACAATACTGATAAATTAAAACGAAAATTGAGTGAAATATATGATACTGagaaagataaaaatgacgaattaaaaaatacatccaaagttttaaaaaatagttctgtagaagaatataatattggTAAAGGAAATAATGATActtgtaataatttttatgaagAACATATGAACAATAATGAAGTGAAAAATTATGTAGTACAAAATAATGAGGTGATTGAAAAGTCGGAAAACAAAGAACCATGCATAAATGAATCaaatcaaaaaaagaaaaagaaaaagaacaataaaaaaaaatataataatatggaaatGGGAAAGCCATTAAAACAAATGGTtagaataaattatttattacaagCATCTTTcttaatgaataatatgaatccCAATATATCTAgggaatatattaaaacaatGAGAAGACTATCTAACaagtttttaataaaatatgatagtaaatttaaaaagttattttgtaaaaagtGCAATTCAGTTCTTATTCCAAGTGAAACATGTGATGTTTCTGTAAATCCATtgaatttacaaaaaaaacataagcaaataaataataagtatGACACTAAGGAACTTACAAAGGAATCAACAAatactaataatataaagcCAAGAGATGAATATTTAGtttcatataaatgtaaacatTGTCAACATTATACCAAGCTTGTATATGAATGtcatttaaataaatgtcaaaataaagaaaattaa